In Lacrimispora indolis DSM 755, a genomic segment contains:
- the pyrH gene encoding UMP kinase translates to MNPRRVLLKLSGEALAGDNKTGFDEATVKEVARQVKISVEAGVQVGVVIGGGNFWRGRTSDAIDRPKADQIGMLATIMNCIYVSEIFRNAGMNTHILTPFECGSMTELFSKDRANGYFDQGEVVFFAGGTGHPYFSTDTGVALRAIEMNAGCILLAKSIDGVYDSDPKINPDAIKYDTISIQEVIDKQLGVIDLTASIMCMENKMPLAVFSLNEKDGIANAMQGKINGTIVTA, encoded by the coding sequence ATGAATCCAAGACGAGTATTATTAAAACTCAGTGGCGAAGCTCTTGCCGGTGACAATAAGACAGGCTTTGACGAAGCTACTGTTAAGGAAGTTGCACGGCAGGTTAAAATATCCGTAGAGGCAGGTGTCCAAGTGGGCGTTGTCATTGGCGGAGGTAACTTCTGGAGAGGCAGAACCAGCGATGCCATTGACCGCCCAAAAGCGGATCAGATCGGCATGCTTGCAACCATAATGAACTGCATTTATGTTTCCGAGATATTCCGCAATGCCGGGATGAACACTCATATTCTGACTCCCTTTGAATGCGGTTCCATGACAGAGCTTTTTTCCAAGGACAGGGCTAACGGGTATTTTGACCAGGGTGAGGTGGTATTTTTTGCAGGAGGAACAGGACATCCTTATTTTTCAACGGATACGGGCGTTGCGCTTCGGGCTATTGAGATGAATGCGGGCTGCATTCTGCTGGCAAAATCCATTGACGGAGTTTATGACAGCGATCCCAAGATAAATCCCGATGCTATTAAATACGATACGATTTCCATTCAGGAGGTCATTGATAAACAGCTTGGTGTCATTGATTTAACAGCTTCCATCATGTGCATGGAAAATAAAATGCCCCTTGCGGTATTCAGTTTAAATGAAAAAGATGGCATTGCCAACGCAATGCAAGGAAAAATAAACGGTACCATAGTGACCGCATAA
- a CDS encoding ABC transporter substrate-binding protein, producing the protein MKSKTGKMLAAVLMMSAIVLSSGCSGKSTPPPAAAGQTEANTQETGAPAQAEAANEEELKAEDGAVIKFAYWEGSPSDTAAWKAVLDRFRKDHPEIELVAEAYPSKTFRDQLDTMIAGNEWPDVMRYTYQRLGKFKEADVMLDLTGKISQETLDDLIPAYKEALTYNGKLVGLPHHTDTIAIFYNKKMFEEAGIRIPKNTTDGWSLEELTEISRKLKAEYDLDTAFSGIWENGNGYRFLPLLYMNGGKILSDDGTEIAVNSPETLEVLTMLGDWTKEGLMPKASFLQDAQTNMMFSAQKTAFVFAGSWHTTFMDENFKDGWAVTYMPQVNGKTTSDLGGNGLFAYKETKYPNACAIFIDYIARKDNMKLFCEEGNFIPVSQSLIAEGLEFKNFPEEMKVFLEIAATVDPKMAQDETSSRFQQLNVIWCEQTEALIVNGSVSPEDTMKNLEEKMQEALDE; encoded by the coding sequence ATGAAATCAAAAACAGGAAAGATGTTAGCAGCAGTTCTTATGATGTCAGCCATTGTGTTGTCATCAGGGTGTTCGGGAAAAAGCACACCGCCGCCGGCCGCAGCCGGCCAGACCGAAGCAAATACCCAGGAGACAGGAGCACCGGCTCAGGCCGAAGCAGCAAATGAAGAAGAATTAAAAGCAGAAGATGGTGCGGTGATCAAGTTCGCTTATTGGGAAGGCTCTCCATCGGATACAGCAGCCTGGAAAGCAGTTCTTGACCGGTTCCGGAAAGATCATCCGGAGATAGAGCTGGTTGCGGAAGCTTATCCATCCAAAACCTTCCGGGATCAGCTGGATACCATGATCGCCGGCAATGAATGGCCGGATGTAATGCGGTATACCTATCAGAGATTAGGTAAATTTAAAGAAGCGGATGTGATGCTTGATCTGACCGGGAAAATTTCACAAGAAACTTTAGATGATTTGATTCCGGCTTATAAAGAAGCTCTTACTTATAACGGAAAGCTGGTTGGTTTGCCCCATCATACCGATACCATTGCGATCTTCTACAATAAGAAAATGTTTGAGGAAGCGGGAATCCGGATTCCAAAGAATACCACTGATGGCTGGAGTTTGGAAGAATTGACTGAGATTTCCAGAAAGCTGAAAGCAGAATATGATCTGGATACGGCATTTTCGGGAATCTGGGAGAATGGTAATGGTTACCGGTTCCTTCCCCTCCTTTACATGAACGGCGGTAAAATCTTAAGTGATGACGGAACTGAAATTGCTGTCAATTCTCCGGAGACTCTGGAGGTCTTAACCATGCTGGGCGATTGGACGAAAGAAGGACTGATGCCTAAGGCGAGCTTTCTGCAGGATGCCCAGACCAACATGATGTTCTCGGCACAAAAAACTGCATTCGTATTTGCCGGAAGCTGGCATACTACCTTTATGGATGAAAACTTCAAAGACGGCTGGGCTGTTACATACATGCCGCAGGTCAATGGGAAAACAACTTCTGATCTTGGCGGAAACGGATTATTTGCTTATAAAGAAACCAAATACCCCAATGCCTGTGCCATCTTTATCGACTATATCGCCAGAAAAGACAATATGAAGCTTTTCTGCGAAGAAGGCAATTTTATTCCTGTTTCCCAGAGTCTGATTGCAGAAGGGCTTGAATTTAAGAATTTTCCTGAGGAAATGAAGGTTTTCTTAGAGATAGCAGCAACCGTAGATCCTAAGATGGCTCAGGATGAGACCTCCAGCAGGTTCCAGCAATTAAACGTAATCTGGTGCGAGCAGACCGAAGCGCTGATTGTAAACGGTTCCGTAAGCCCTGAAGATACCATGAAAAACCTGGAAGAAAAAATGCAAGAGGCTTTAGACGAATAA
- a CDS encoding 1-deoxy-D-xylulose-5-phosphate reductoisomerase yields MRKIAILGSTGSIGKQTLEVAENQRDIEVTALAAGSNISLLEEQIRKFQPKVVCVWREDKARELAVSVKDLPVRIVSGMEGLMEAASETDAEIVVTAIVGMIGIRPTIAAIEAGKDIALANKETLVTAGHIIMPLAKERGVKILPVDSEHSAIFQCLNGEDKKAVHKILLTASGGPFRGKTRKDLETVQVEDALKHPNWTMGRKITIDSSTMVNKGLEVMEAKWLFGVEMDQIQVVVQPKSVIHSMVEFEDGAVMAQLGTPDMKLPIQYALYYPERRFLPGERLDFWTIGQITFEKPDMVNFPGLRLAYLAGREGGTLPTVFNAANERAVAKFLDREISYPAITDMIEGAMNGHTVKENPTVEEILEAEAAAYEYIESRW; encoded by the coding sequence ATGAGGAAAATAGCAATCCTGGGTTCAACAGGATCCATTGGTAAACAAACTCTGGAGGTAGCTGAAAATCAAAGGGACATAGAAGTAACTGCCCTGGCTGCAGGCAGCAATATTAGCCTGCTGGAGGAGCAGATCAGAAAGTTTCAACCAAAAGTTGTATGTGTGTGGAGGGAAGATAAGGCCAGGGAGCTGGCGGTTTCGGTAAAGGATTTACCGGTCCGCATTGTTTCCGGAATGGAAGGGCTAATGGAAGCGGCCTCGGAAACCGATGCGGAAATCGTGGTCACTGCCATTGTTGGAATGATAGGAATACGTCCGACCATTGCTGCCATTGAAGCTGGAAAAGACATTGCCCTTGCCAACAAGGAAACCCTTGTGACTGCCGGACATATCATTATGCCCCTGGCAAAGGAACGGGGAGTGAAGATCCTTCCCGTGGACAGTGAACACAGCGCCATCTTTCAGTGCTTAAACGGAGAAGATAAAAAGGCAGTACATAAGATTCTTTTAACGGCTTCCGGCGGCCCTTTCCGGGGAAAGACCAGAAAAGACCTGGAAACTGTGCAGGTGGAAGATGCCTTAAAACATCCTAACTGGACTATGGGAAGGAAAATTACCATTGATTCTTCCACCATGGTCAACAAGGGCCTTGAAGTGATGGAGGCCAAGTGGCTTTTTGGTGTGGAAATGGACCAGATTCAGGTGGTGGTCCAGCCTAAGAGCGTGATCCATTCCATGGTGGAGTTTGAAGACGGAGCCGTCATGGCCCAGCTTGGAACGCCGGATATGAAGCTTCCGATCCAGTATGCACTTTACTATCCGGAGAGGAGATTCCTTCCCGGCGAACGTTTGGATTTCTGGACCATTGGTCAAATTACTTTTGAAAAACCAGATATGGTAAATTTTCCCGGATTAAGATTGGCTTATCTTGCCGGCAGAGAAGGCGGAACTCTTCCAACAGTTTTCAATGCTGCCAATGAACGGGCAGTTGCCAAATTTTTAGATAGAGAAATTTCATATCCAGCTATAACTGATATGATAGAGGGGGCTATGAACGGGCATACTGTAAAGGAGAATCCGACAGTAGAGGAAATTCTTGAAGCAGAAGCTGCAGCTTATGAATATATAGAAAGCAGGTGGTAA
- the ispG gene encoding flavodoxin-dependent (E)-4-hydroxy-3-methylbut-2-enyl-diphosphate synthase, producing MEEPMSRERTRVIRIGDRVIGGGNPVLIQSMCNTKTQDVEATVSQIKALTEAGCDIIRVAVPDMEAAEALKQIKKQISIPLVADIHFDYRLAIASIESGADKIRINPGNIGSADRVRAVVEKAREYDIPIRVGVNSGSLEKNLIEKYGGVTAEGIVESALHKVRMIEELGYENLVISIKSSDVLMCVKAHELIAGQSDYPLHVGITEAGTYVSGTVKSSVGLGIILYEGIGDTIRVSLTGDPVEEVKTAKLILKALGLRKGGVEVVSCPTCGRTRIDLISLANQVEEMVSGFDHLDIKVAVMGCVVNGPGEAREADLGIAGGIGEGLLMKKGEIIRKVPEDQLLGALKEELMKMQ from the coding sequence ATGGAGGAACCAATGAGCAGAGAACGAACAAGAGTAATCCGGATCGGAGACCGGGTGATCGGCGGAGGAAATCCGGTCCTGATCCAGTCCATGTGCAATACAAAAACACAGGATGTGGAAGCAACCGTGAGTCAGATCAAAGCTCTGACAGAGGCCGGCTGCGATATCATCCGGGTTGCTGTGCCGGATATGGAGGCTGCTGAAGCCTTAAAACAGATAAAAAAGCAGATTTCTATCCCTCTGGTAGCTGATATTCACTTTGATTACCGGCTGGCCATTGCCTCCATAGAATCAGGAGCAGATAAGATCCGGATCAATCCCGGGAATATCGGTTCAGCCGACCGGGTCCGGGCAGTGGTGGAAAAGGCCAGAGAATATGATATCCCCATCCGGGTGGGTGTAAACAGCGGCTCCCTTGAGAAGAATCTCATTGAAAAGTATGGAGGGGTTACTGCGGAAGGAATTGTGGAAAGTGCTTTACATAAGGTTCGTATGATTGAAGAACTGGGGTATGAAAATCTCGTTATCAGCATTAAATCTTCTGATGTGCTCATGTGCGTCAAAGCTCATGAGCTGATTGCGGGACAGTCGGATTATCCCCTTCATGTTGGAATAACAGAGGCAGGTACTTATGTTTCCGGGACAGTAAAATCCTCCGTTGGTCTGGGAATCATTCTTTACGAAGGAATCGGAGATACTATCCGCGTTTCCCTGACCGGAGATCCGGTAGAAGAAGTAAAGACCGCAAAACTGATTTTAAAGGCACTGGGCTTAAGAAAAGGCGGTGTTGAGGTGGTATCCTGCCCGACCTGCGGAAGGACCAGGATCGATCTTATCTCCCTGGCAAATCAGGTGGAAGAAATGGTTTCAGGCTTTGACCATCTGGACATTAAGGTGGCTGTCATGGGCTGCGTGGTAAACGGGCCGGGAGAGGCCAGAGAAGCGGATCTTGGAATTGCGGGAGGAATCGGTGAGGGTCTTTTGATGAAAAAGGGAGAGATCATCCGCAAGGTTCCGGAAGATCAGCTCCTGGGTGCCCTGAAGGAAGAGCTAATGAAAATGCAATAG
- the rseP gene encoding RIP metalloprotease RseP — MSSVIVAVLVFGLIVLIHELGHFLFAKMNGIAVVEFSIGMGPRLIRFKKGETTYSIKVLPLGGSCMMLGEDEENPDERAFQNKSIPARMSVIAAGPIFNFILAFILAVLLVGMNGYDTTYIKEVTENSPAYDAGIRPGDKLLKINGENVSMYRDYILYKLLRPEEKMSMVEFSRVDPATGSAKVQSTSVTPQYSKESGKYLIGITIAPENKKAASFGELVKYGYMEMEYDVKLTVKSLGMLFTGKASVNDLSGPVGIVVMIDDSVKAGLTVSIVAALMNVISMCILLSANLGVMNLLPIPALDGGRLLFLIIEAIRGKRMDPEKEGLVNMISMAALMALMIFVVFNDISRFT, encoded by the coding sequence TTGTCCAGTGTTATCGTAGCGGTTCTGGTTTTTGGACTGATCGTATTAATTCATGAATTAGGGCATTTTTTATTCGCAAAAATGAACGGGATTGCGGTGGTTGAATTTTCAATCGGCATGGGGCCAAGACTGATCCGATTTAAAAAGGGAGAAACAACTTATTCCATTAAGGTGCTGCCCTTAGGCGGTTCCTGTATGATGCTGGGAGAAGACGAGGAAAACCCGGATGAACGGGCCTTCCAGAACAAATCCATTCCCGCCCGGATGTCGGTCATTGCGGCAGGTCCCATATTTAATTTTATTTTAGCCTTTATCCTGGCAGTTCTCCTGGTGGGAATGAACGGATACGATACTACCTATATAAAGGAAGTAACGGAAAACTCTCCTGCCTATGACGCGGGAATCCGTCCCGGAGATAAGCTTCTTAAGATCAATGGGGAGAATGTGTCCATGTACCGGGATTACATTCTTTATAAGCTGTTAAGACCAGAGGAGAAGATGAGCATGGTGGAATTTTCCAGGGTTGACCCAGCCACCGGCAGTGCGAAAGTCCAATCTACTTCCGTTACTCCTCAGTATTCCAAGGAAAGCGGAAAATATTTAATCGGTATTACCATTGCTCCTGAAAATAAAAAGGCAGCTTCTTTTGGTGAACTGGTTAAATACGGATATATGGAAATGGAATACGATGTGAAGCTGACTGTAAAAAGTCTTGGCATGCTCTTTACCGGTAAGGCAAGCGTCAATGATTTAAGCGGTCCTGTAGGCATTGTGGTTATGATCGATGATTCTGTTAAGGCAGGACTTACGGTCAGCATCGTAGCTGCGCTTATGAATGTGATCAGCATGTGTATTCTCTTAAGTGCAAACCTTGGCGTTATGAATCTTCTTCCAATTCCGGCCCTTGACGGAGGGCGGCTTTTGTTTCTGATCATTGAAGCGATCAGAGGCAAGCGCATGGATCCGGAGAAGGAAGGCCTGGTAAATATGATCAGCATGGCGGCTCTCATGGCTCTTATGATTTTTGTGGTGTTTAACGATATCAGCAGGTTTACGTAA
- the frr gene encoding ribosome recycling factor encodes MQESLQVYEDKMNKTLKALENEFMTIRAGRANPHVLDKIRVDYYGTPTPIQQVGNVSIPEARMIVIQPWERNLLKAIEKAILTSELGINPTNDGNVIRLVFPELTEERRKELVKDVKKKGEAAKIAIRNIRRDANDAFKKQLKAEEISEDEQAEAEDKIQKLTDKMVDKVEKAVEEKSKDLLTV; translated from the coding sequence ATGCAGGAGAGTTTACAGGTTTACGAAGACAAGATGAACAAGACATTAAAGGCGCTGGAGAACGAGTTTATGACGATCCGCGCAGGACGTGCCAATCCACATGTACTGGATAAAATAAGAGTGGATTATTATGGAACCCCCACTCCTATCCAGCAGGTAGGCAATGTTTCCATTCCGGAAGCCCGTATGATCGTAATTCAGCCGTGGGAGAGAAACTTGCTGAAGGCAATTGAAAAGGCAATTCTCACTTCCGAGCTGGGGATCAATCCAACCAATGACGGCAATGTGATCCGCCTTGTATTTCCGGAGCTTACAGAGGAACGCAGAAAAGAACTGGTAAAGGATGTTAAGAAAAAGGGAGAGGCTGCTAAGATCGCCATCCGCAACATCCGCCGTGATGCCAATGACGCCTTCAAAAAACAGTTAAAGGCAGAAGAAATTTCAGAGGATGAGCAGGCAGAGGCTGAAGACAAGATCCAGAAACTGACAGACAAGATGGTTGACAAAGTAGAAAAAGCAGTTGAGGAAAAGTCAAAAGATCTTCTTACTGTATAA
- a CDS encoding carbohydrate ABC transporter permease translates to MVKKRITALDVFTYIAIICITIIFLFPFYWMFVTAVKPVEEIFAYPPTLWPSRFEFGNFAKSFRENNFLVYFKNSTIVTVSATTITVFINLLAGFAFAKYKFKGKELCFLIILSTLMIPVQVTMIPNFIILSKFKMVNTYAGLILPPCAEAFGLFLSRQFMSEIPDELIEAARIDGATEFQIFTKVILPNTKSLISVLVIFTVMWRWNDFQWPLIVLSKSSMYTVQIGLQLLNGAQFVNWNMLMSAALITTIPVLIVFLIFQKQFVQGIASSGIKG, encoded by the coding sequence ATGGTCAAGAAAAGAATAACTGCCCTGGATGTGTTCACCTATATCGCAATTATCTGCATCACCATTATTTTTCTCTTTCCGTTTTATTGGATGTTTGTGACGGCGGTTAAGCCGGTGGAGGAAATATTTGCCTATCCGCCCACCCTGTGGCCCAGCCGGTTTGAGTTTGGTAATTTTGCTAAATCCTTTCGGGAAAACAACTTTCTGGTGTATTTTAAGAATAGTACCATTGTAACTGTCTCAGCCACCACGATAACTGTTTTTATTAACCTTCTGGCAGGATTTGCATTCGCTAAATATAAGTTTAAGGGTAAGGAACTGTGTTTCCTGATCATCTTAAGCACACTGATGATTCCGGTGCAGGTGACCATGATCCCTAACTTTATAATCCTGTCAAAATTTAAGATGGTCAATACTTATGCGGGACTGATTCTGCCGCCATGTGCGGAAGCTTTTGGACTGTTCTTGTCAAGACAGTTTATGTCAGAAATTCCGGATGAACTGATTGAAGCAGCCAGAATAGACGGCGCAACCGAGTTTCAGATTTTTACAAAGGTCATTTTACCCAACACAAAGTCTTTGATCAGTGTTCTGGTGATCTTTACAGTTATGTGGCGCTGGAATGATTTTCAATGGCCTTTGATCGTATTGTCAAAAAGCAGCATGTATACGGTTCAGATAGGGCTGCAATTACTCAATGGGGCACAGTTTGTCAATTGGAACATGCTGATGAGTGCCGCATTGATCACTACGATACCGGTGCTGATTGTGTTTTTGATATTTCAGAAGCAATTTGTACAGGGTATCGCATCATCGGGTATCAAGGGATAG
- a CDS encoding isoprenyl transferase yields the protein MDKMNENMVIPEHVAIILDGNGRWAKKRGLPRSMGHKEGCVVVEKTVEDAARLGIKYLTVYGFSTENWKRTSDEVGALMQLFRYYMVRLLKIAKANNVRVKMIGDRNRFDQDIIEGIGRLVEQTKDNTGLTFVIAVNYGGRDEIIRATRNIMKDSAGGKLLPEDMTEEVFASYLDTEGIPDPDLLIRTSGELRLSNYLLWQLAYTELYVTDCYWPDFNMDEMKKAIAAYNSRERRFGGVK from the coding sequence ATGGATAAAATGAACGAGAATATGGTGATTCCCGAGCATGTGGCCATTATATTGGATGGCAATGGCAGATGGGCAAAAAAACGGGGACTTCCAAGGAGCATGGGCCATAAGGAAGGCTGCGTAGTCGTGGAGAAGACGGTAGAGGATGCAGCCAGGCTGGGAATCAAATATCTGACCGTTTATGGTTTTTCGACAGAAAACTGGAAGCGCACTTCCGATGAAGTGGGCGCCTTGATGCAGCTGTTCCGTTATTATATGGTCAGGCTTTTAAAGATTGCCAAAGCCAATAACGTGCGTGTGAAGATGATCGGGGACCGGAACCGGTTTGATCAGGATATTATAGAGGGGATCGGCAGACTGGTGGAGCAGACAAAGGACAATACCGGTTTAACCTTTGTTATTGCGGTCAACTACGGAGGACGTGATGAGATCATACGGGCGACCAGGAATATCATGAAGGATTCGGCCGGGGGTAAGCTTTTGCCTGAGGATATGACCGAAGAGGTTTTTGCCTCTTATTTGGATACGGAGGGAATTCCGGATCCGGACCTTCTTATACGCACCAGCGGTGAGTTGCGGCTTTCCAACTATCTGCTGTGGCAGCTGGCCTATACGGAGCTTTATGTTACGGACTGCTATTGGCCTGATTTTAATATGGATGAAATGAAAAAGGCAATTGCAGCGTACAATAGTAGGGAACGAAGATTTGGGGGAGTGAAGTGA
- a CDS encoding phosphatidate cytidylyltransferase has product MFTTRLISGVILVLIALFTVGSGGILLFVTTISISMIGLFELYRVMKIQKNPLGYMGYITALSYYGLLWFRGEQFMMLMSIAFLMILMSIYVFTFPRYQMEEVTVAFFGVFYVAVMLSYLYQVRTMADGKYLVWLVFLSSWGCDTCAYCVGMLIGKHRLAPVLSPKKSIEGAVGGVAGAALLGFLYASVFGGAMLEIRDPQVACGLACAIGAVISQIGDLAASAIKRNHQVKDYGKLIPGHGGILDRFDSMLFTAPAIYFAVTFLR; this is encoded by the coding sequence ATGTTTACAACCAGACTGATAAGCGGAGTCATTCTCGTTTTAATTGCTCTTTTTACAGTTGGAAGCGGGGGAATTCTGCTTTTTGTTACAACCATTTCCATTTCCATGATTGGTTTGTTTGAGTTGTATCGTGTGATGAAGATACAGAAAAACCCATTGGGGTATATGGGGTATATAACGGCCCTGTCCTATTATGGGCTGCTTTGGTTTCGTGGAGAGCAGTTTATGATGCTCATGTCCATTGCATTTTTGATGATCCTCATGAGTATTTATGTATTTACCTTTCCAAGATATCAGATGGAAGAGGTGACAGTGGCCTTTTTTGGGGTATTCTATGTAGCTGTCATGCTGTCCTATCTTTATCAGGTCCGCACCATGGCAGATGGAAAATACCTGGTGTGGCTGGTGTTTTTAAGCTCATGGGGGTGTGATACCTGTGCTTATTGTGTGGGAATGCTTATAGGAAAACACAGGCTGGCTCCTGTACTCAGTCCCAAAAAATCCATAGAAGGTGCAGTGGGCGGAGTGGCTGGCGCAGCGCTTTTAGGATTCCTTTACGCATCAGTTTTTGGAGGGGCCATGCTGGAGATACGCGATCCACAGGTTGCCTGCGGACTGGCCTGCGCCATTGGGGCGGTGATCTCCCAGATCGGAGATCTGGCTGCATCTGCAATCAAGCGCAACCATCAGGTAAAGGATTATGGAAAACTGATTCCGGGTCACGGGGGAATTTTGGACCGCTTTGACAGCATGCTCTTTACGGCTCCTGCCATTTATTTTGCGGTGACATTTTTGCGTTAA
- a CDS encoding carbohydrate ABC transporter permease: MAKRAATDVTLKKRPFWQNIKIVPYLYILPNMILFMAFMIIPLIMTGYYSLVKWKGLGNPKFVGLDNFKKILTDQIFLTSLQNTVKFSVITVPLLMTLALGLAVLLNRKMAVRGFFRSALYIPSIISMVAAGMIFIWIFNPQLGLINYLLESAGLTRIDWLNDPRFAMIMIVAGTLWSRVGYNMVIYLAGLQGISSDYFEAATIDGASGWQKFLYITFPLLQSTHVFILITCIIYSFKTFDLIYIMTKGGPLNATKTLVVYIYETAFLKNNYGPASASGVILFVILFLFTLFRYKFQKEES, translated from the coding sequence TTGGCGAAAAGAGCAGCGACAGATGTAACTTTAAAAAAACGTCCGTTTTGGCAAAATATAAAAATAGTGCCTTACCTTTACATTTTGCCCAATATGATTTTATTCATGGCGTTTATGATCATTCCCCTTATTATGACCGGGTATTACAGTCTGGTCAAGTGGAAGGGGCTTGGAAATCCGAAGTTTGTAGGTTTGGATAATTTTAAGAAAATATTGACTGATCAGATATTTTTAACCTCATTACAAAATACGGTTAAATTCTCCGTCATAACGGTTCCGCTGTTGATGACTCTGGCTCTGGGATTAGCGGTGCTGTTAAACAGAAAGATGGCGGTCCGGGGATTTTTTCGAAGTGCATTGTATATTCCGTCTATTATATCCATGGTAGCGGCAGGTATGATTTTTATATGGATTTTTAATCCGCAGCTGGGACTGATTAACTATCTGTTGGAATCAGCAGGGCTTACCAGGATCGACTGGCTCAATGACCCGCGTTTTGCGATGATCATGATTGTGGCAGGTACGTTGTGGAGCAGGGTCGGATACAATATGGTGATCTATCTGGCCGGGCTTCAGGGAATATCCTCGGATTATTTTGAGGCGGCCACCATTGACGGTGCCTCTGGCTGGCAGAAGTTCTTGTACATCACATTTCCCCTGCTTCAATCCACTCACGTATTTATACTGATTACCTGTATTATTTATTCGTTTAAGACCTTTGATCTGATTTATATCATGACCAAGGGAGGCCCCCTCAACGCTACCAAAACCCTGGTAGTGTATATCTATGAGACGGCATTCCTTAAAAATAATTATGGGCCGGCATCGGCGTCAGGAGTAATCTTGTTTGTGATTTTGTTCCTGTTTACATTGTTCCGCTATAAATTCCAAAAGGAGGAAAGCTGA
- a CDS encoding alpha-glucosidase/alpha-galactosidase, with translation MKITFLGAGSSVFVRNVLGDCILTPEINDATFALYDIDQSRVEESYRMMVNINANSNNSRAVFKKYVGLDELPEALKDADFVINAIQVGGYDPCTIWDFEIPKKYGLRQTIGDTMGVAGVFRALRTIPVMEIFAEQMNRCCPNAQLLNYTNPMGILTGYMLRHTDVKTVGLCHSVQKCTRELLTGLGLKDDTDIQSKIAGINHMAWLLEISKNGKDLYPDLKKLYREKGCVDTDKVRFEIMDKFGYYVTESSEHNAEYMPYFIKAAYPELIDYYNVPLDEYPRRCVRNIKRWEDIKAELTENSRLTHEKSIEYAAYIIQSFATNQPYKFGGNVINNGMISNLPMEACVEIPCISDSTGITPTYIGALPEQCAALNRTNLNVQLLTIEAARTRSKEAVYHAAMLDPHTAAELPLDKIIKLCDELFDAHKDWMPVYH, from the coding sequence ATGAAAATCACATTTTTGGGCGCAGGCAGTTCTGTGTTTGTAAGAAACGTCCTGGGTGATTGCATTTTAACACCTGAAATAAACGATGCCACATTTGCACTGTATGATATTGACCAAAGCAGAGTGGAAGAGAGTTACCGGATGATGGTAAATATCAATGCCAATTCAAACAACAGCCGTGCTGTATTTAAAAAATACGTCGGTCTGGATGAATTGCCAGAGGCTTTAAAAGATGCCGACTTTGTCATCAATGCCATTCAGGTCGGCGGATATGATCCTTGCACCATCTGGGATTTTGAGATACCTAAAAAATATGGTCTGCGCCAAACCATAGGAGATACCATGGGGGTCGCAGGTGTATTCAGGGCTCTCAGAACAATACCTGTCATGGAGATATTTGCAGAGCAGATGAACCGCTGCTGCCCCAATGCTCAGCTTTTGAATTACACCAATCCAATGGGAATCCTGACTGGCTATATGCTGCGGCATACGGATGTTAAAACAGTAGGGCTGTGCCATAGTGTTCAAAAATGTACAAGAGAATTGCTGACAGGGCTCGGTCTGAAAGATGACACAGATATTCAGTCAAAAATTGCCGGTATTAACCATATGGCCTGGCTGCTGGAGATATCAAAGAACGGAAAGGATCTGTATCCTGATCTAAAAAAGCTGTACCGGGAGAAGGGCTGTGTGGATACGGATAAGGTGCGATTTGAGATCATGGATAAATTCGGCTACTATGTAACGGAATCCAGCGAGCATAATGCGGAGTATATGCCCTATTTCATCAAGGCAGCCTATCCTGAATTGATTGATTATTACAATGTTCCCCTGGATGAGTATCCACGGAGGTGTGTGAGAAATATCAAACGTTGGGAAGACATCAAGGCGGAGCTGACTGAGAATTCCAGATTGACCCACGAAAAGTCCATTGAATACGCAGCCTATATCATACAGTCATTTGCAACCAATCAGCCATATAAGTTTGGAGGCAATGTAATCAATAATGGAATGATCTCCAATCTTCCCATGGAGGCTTGTGTAGAAATTCCCTGCATTTCTGATTCCACCGGTATCACCCCGACCTATATCGGAGCATTGCCGGAGCAGTGTGCGGCTCTCAACCGGACCAACTTAAATGTACAGCTGCTGACCATCGAGGCAGCCAGAACCCGGAGTAAAGAAGCGGTCTATCATGCCGCTATGCTGGACCCTCACACAGCGGCAGAGCTGCCTCTTGATAAGATTATCAAACTTTGTGACGAGCTGTTTGATGCACATAAGGACTGGATGCCGGTTTATCATTAA